One segment of Theobroma cacao cultivar B97-61/B2 chromosome 9, Criollo_cocoa_genome_V2, whole genome shotgun sequence DNA contains the following:
- the LOC18590501 gene encoding 3-oxo-Delta(4,5)-steroid 5-beta-reductase, translated as MVQSLDRAKLAELELMADRECNREAEAASNNVAIIFGVTGLVGRELAKRLISKSKWKVYGIARNPERIPIKSSGRYHFISCDLLDPLETKQKLSVLQDVTHMFWITWASQYPLDSPECCEQNKAMMSNALSAILPTAKALKHFCLQTGMSHYVPVKGETAHLFDEEWPRAANASCNFYYVLEDLLHETLAGKVAWSVHRPGLIMGSSHRTVFNFIGSLCVYGAICKHLNLPFVFGGTMECWEESYMDSSDARLVAEQQIWAATTDEIPSTDGQAFNAINGPSFTWKQIWPTLGKKFGVTVPEDMFWEDFWFTTAMRDKKQAWEEIVIKESLIQTKMEDLANWQFLDILFRVPVKLLGSRGKVDRLGFTMRSKTLDSILYWIDFMRDEKFIP; from the coding sequence ATGGTTCAAAGTTTAGACAGAGCCAAGCTAGCCGAGTTAGAACTGATGGCAGACAGGGAATGCAATAGAGAAGCAGAAGCTGCCAGTAACAATGTTGCCATTATCTTTGGGGTTACTGGGCTTGTTGGAAGAGAGCTAGCCAAAAGGCTAATCTCAAAATCCAAGTGGAAGGTCTATGGCATAGCTCGAAATCCCGAGAGGATACCAATCAAAAGTTCCGGCAGGTACCATTTCATATCCTGTGACCTGTTAGATCCTTTGGAAACCAAACAGAAACTCTCTGTTTTACAGGATGTGACTCACATGTTCTGGATCACTTGGGCAAGCCAGTATCCCCTGGATAGTCCAGAGTGCTGTGAGCAGAACAAGGCCATGATGTCCAACGCCTTGAGTGCCATCCTCCCCACAGCCAAGGCATTGAAGCACTTTTGTCTTCAAACTGGGATGAGTCATTATGTACCTGTGAAAGGGGAAACAGCTCATTTGTTTGATGAAGAATGGCCGAGGGCGGCAAATGCTAGCTGCAACTTTTATTATGTCCTGGAGGACTTGCTCCATGAGACGCTGGCCGGTAAGGTGGCTTGGTCTGTGCATAGGCCTGGCTTGATAATGGGTAGTTCTCATAGGACTGTGTTCAATTTTATAGGAAGTTTATGTGTTTATGGTGCTATCTGTAAACATTTAAACCTCCCTTTTGTGTTTGGAGGGACAATGGAGTGTTGGGAAGAAAGCTATATGGATAGCTCTGATGCTCGGCTAGTAGCTGAACAGCAAATTTGGGCTGCCACAACTGATGAAATACCTTCCACTGATGGCCAGGCGTTCAACGCAATCAATGGTCCGAGTTTTACTTGGAAGCAGATATGGCCAACTCTTGGAAAGAAATTTGGAGTCACAGTGCCTGAAGACATGTTTTGGGAGGATTTTTGGTTTACAACAGCCATGAGAGACAAGAAACAAGCATGGGAAGAAATTGTGATCAAGGAAAGTCTGATTCAGACAAAGATGGAAGATTTGGCCAATTGGCAATTCTTGGACATTTTGTTTCGGGTTCCTGTGAAACTGCTGGGGAGCCGAGGTAAAGTTGACCGCCTTGGTTTCACAATGAGAAGCAAGACACTGGATTCAATCTTGTATTGGATTGATTTCATGAGAGATGAAAAGTTCATTCCCTAG